The genomic DNA CAGTGCGACGACGACTCGCGGGTGGATGATGCTCTTCATGGGCTTTCTCCTTCTTTCTCCGAGCGGCGTTGAGCCGTAGGCGCGTGCGAGCGACCCGGGCTCAACATCGATCGCATGTGTGACCAGGTTGTGTTGGAGAGAAGACACCGCTCTGGAGAGCGGTGCCACCAAAGACATCTACCAGAAAGGAGGACACCATCTCAACCCGTCCTCCAGTTGAGACTGATCTGGTTGCCGCTGAACTCGTCGGATCGCCTCAGTTCCGCGACGATGCGGCGGAAACCCATCGAGTCAAACGCCGGCACCTCACCCATCGCACACACTCCCCGCATCAGCAGCCCGCCATCTTCCCACGGAACAGCACGGCCGCGCGGCATCGCCGGAGGATCGTGAAGGATCAGAGCCCGGCAGCATCAGCAGCCACCCGCCCCCGGAGACAGTCACCCCGGAGGCCAACAGGCCCTCACCCCTCCCGAACCTCTGATGGAAGCATGCCACACGATTCCCGGTCGTGCCAGTGAATTACCGGATTCTCGGATGAAGATTGGGGTGGGAGTGTGGCTCGGGGAGTGAGTGGGGGGGTGGTGGGAGGCGGGGGCGAGTGCTTGCATCGGGCAGCCGCGGCGGCGAAACAAAGAACCCCGGGCTTGCGAGCTTTTTGCGTCATCGCTTCATTGCCTGTGTGTGTCGATCAAGGATGATGATGGCTTGGATCCATCGACGGACCCGCTCGATGCCGCGCACGTGCGGCGGGATAAGCCCCACATGGTGGGTCATTTCCAGGCGTGCAAACACACGCTCGATCACGCGCCGGAGTGACAGCAGGCCCCTGCCGAAGCCCGTCATGCTCTGCTCCAGCATGTCGATGGCTCGACGGCGGTCCGGATGCGTTCCGGACCGCCGCACGCCGCGACCCACGCGGCAGTCCTTCCGCGGAACCACCAGTTGTCCGCCCTTGCACGCGCAGAGTTCATAGAGCTTCACGCTGTCGTAGTTCGAGTCGGCCAGCACATACCCGTTCAACTCCATGTCTCGCATCATCCGCTTGGCCATCACTGCTTCATGGCAGTGCATGGGCGTGAGACGCCAGGAGACGATCGAGCCCGCGAGATCGCAGATCGCATGGAGCTTGTAGCCGCGCAGTCCCCATGCGCCGAAGGTCGCGGTCCGGTCTCCGGAGTGCGAGGCGACGCGCAGGGCCTTGCCGTCAAGAGCCAGCACCAACGCTCCCGATGCAGAGACCAGATTCTCCGCCTCCGCCGCGGCAAGTAACGCCTGGACGCTGGTGGTTCTCAGCCGCCGGCTCATCCTGCTTGGCGAGGGCAATCGACCACGCCGCCACAACGGCCATGCATCGCGTCGGCACGCCCAGGAGGTGGGTCGTCGGTGCAAGACGGCCCAGAGAAAGGTCAGCACGATGTCCGCATCGGTGAAGGTGAAGCGACCGCCACGCGGGCTCCGATCCAGCTTCCGCACGCTCGCCGCCAACACCCTCCAACTCGCGTTGTCCATGCTCGGTC from Phycisphaeraceae bacterium includes the following:
- a CDS encoding transposase, with the protein product MDNASWRVLAASVRKLDRSPRGGRFTFTDADIVLTFLWAVLHRRPTSWACRRDAWPLWRRGRLPSPSRMSRRLRTTSVQALLAAAEAENLVSASGALVLALDGKALRVASHSGDRTATFGAWGLRGYKLHAICDLAGSIVSWRLTPMHCHEAVMAKRMMRDMELNGYVLADSNYDSVKLYELCACKGGQLVVPRKDCRVGRGVRRSGTHPDRRRAIDMLEQSMTGFGRGLLSLRRVIERVFARLEMTHHVGLIPPHVRGIERVRRWIQAIIILDRHTQAMKR